A genomic window from Halorubrum lacusprofundi ATCC 49239 includes:
- a CDS encoding ATP-dependent DNA helicase codes for MTDAPPWTDLFGHAEPYPEQADGIDAAIDAAEDGGFLALEGACGTGKTMLALTAGLDRVRDPDSDFERVFVLTSVKQQLRQFETDLETINGDLPDGYDPVSGLTLVGKADVCPYARENRGGIDRENVYERCEGLRERTRNLVGDGGATTTSNLVSEAQSQQVGLLDSGNRGGSATGDSSAADYLSVDGDPTPYRPDTEEFEGTEFCPFYAGFLDDLPEDGDPAEAVPFDVTELGHVGPTELVRLAAGHGTCPHSIMGALVPEVEVVIGNYYHAFDPVTTGTFTGALLDNSTFVVCDEAHMLEPRVRDLVSDAVADASLRDAENELTRVVQPLSFETAGAESDDAELVRGELEDADVSVDEIESVREFYADLRGELDRRVTERLDRERPDWRASMRELDDDEVPLRDPEEPGEDEITAWAKREGYGDRVWARAEQVGAVVKRVLDSLEEEDKQRAAPGVGRTLNAWYREGHDDFFRAIDLERTWDETAPPDSWRRAYNASLALYNCLPSEPIGDRLAEFGGGVLMSATLEPMDVFREVTGLDHLEQRGRPVVERTYGLSFPPENRASFAVDAPKFTHQNRGAPGEENDTRLAHLDATVAVASREGNVLVGTPSYAEATWMAESLSKRLDKPVLLDESSGDRATESLKDDFFAGDGKVLVTSLRGTLTEGVDYRGDRLSAAVVCGVPIINTARPRTRAVITAYDRRFESGFETALTVPAVRKARQAVGRVIRGTDEHGVRVLLDARYARESWNSVREYLPDHEREEYQPVSPDMLGLALDRFERQVGNE; via the coding sequence CGTTCGCGACCCCGACTCCGACTTCGAGCGTGTGTTCGTCCTCACGAGCGTCAAACAGCAGCTCCGCCAGTTCGAGACAGACCTGGAAACGATCAACGGGGACCTCCCAGATGGGTACGACCCGGTCTCTGGGCTCACGCTCGTCGGGAAGGCGGACGTGTGCCCGTACGCTCGCGAGAACCGCGGCGGGATCGACCGCGAGAACGTGTACGAGCGCTGTGAAGGGCTCCGCGAGCGCACCCGAAACCTCGTCGGCGACGGTGGCGCGACCACGACATCGAACCTCGTGAGCGAGGCACAGAGCCAACAGGTCGGCCTGTTGGACTCGGGGAACAGGGGCGGCTCGGCCACCGGTGATTCGAGCGCCGCCGACTACCTCAGCGTTGACGGCGATCCTACCCCGTACCGACCGGACACAGAGGAGTTCGAGGGCACCGAGTTCTGCCCGTTCTACGCCGGCTTCCTCGACGACCTTCCGGAGGACGGCGATCCCGCGGAGGCGGTCCCGTTCGACGTAACGGAACTCGGCCACGTCGGACCGACAGAGCTGGTCCGGCTCGCCGCCGGCCACGGCACCTGTCCGCACTCGATCATGGGTGCGCTCGTCCCCGAGGTCGAGGTCGTGATCGGCAACTACTACCACGCATTCGACCCCGTCACGACCGGGACGTTCACGGGCGCGCTGCTGGACAACTCGACGTTCGTCGTCTGCGACGAGGCCCACATGCTCGAACCCCGCGTGCGCGACCTCGTGAGCGACGCTGTCGCCGACGCCAGCCTCCGTGACGCGGAGAACGAACTCACGCGCGTCGTCCAGCCGCTCTCGTTCGAGACGGCCGGCGCAGAGTCGGACGACGCCGAACTCGTCCGTGGCGAGCTGGAGGACGCCGACGTGAGCGTCGACGAGATCGAGTCCGTCCGAGAATTTTACGCGGATCTCCGCGGAGAGCTCGACCGCCGCGTGACCGAGCGGCTGGACCGAGAGCGCCCAGACTGGCGGGCATCGATGCGCGAACTCGATGACGACGAGGTCCCCCTCCGTGACCCGGAAGAGCCGGGTGAAGACGAGATCACGGCGTGGGCGAAACGGGAGGGGTACGGTGACCGCGTCTGGGCCCGCGCGGAGCAGGTCGGCGCGGTCGTCAAACGCGTGCTCGATTCGCTGGAGGAGGAGGACAAACAGCGCGCTGCGCCGGGCGTCGGCCGCACCCTCAACGCGTGGTACCGCGAGGGCCACGATGACTTCTTCCGGGCGATCGATCTGGAGCGGACGTGGGACGAGACGGCGCCGCCCGACTCGTGGCGGCGCGCGTACAACGCGAGCCTCGCGCTGTACAACTGCCTGCCGAGCGAACCGATCGGCGACCGGCTCGCGGAGTTCGGCGGCGGCGTGCTAATGAGCGCGACACTGGAGCCGATGGACGTGTTCCGCGAGGTGACTGGGCTCGATCACCTCGAACAGCGCGGACGGCCAGTCGTCGAGCGGACATACGGCCTGTCGTTCCCGCCCGAAAACCGTGCGAGTTTCGCTGTCGACGCGCCGAAGTTCACTCACCAGAACCGCGGGGCACCCGGCGAGGAGAACGACACGCGACTCGCGCACCTCGACGCGACCGTGGCGGTAGCGAGCCGTGAGGGGAACGTGCTCGTCGGAACGCCGAGCTACGCGGAGGCGACGTGGATGGCCGAGTCGCTCTCGAAACGACTGGACAAGCCCGTGCTGCTCGACGAGTCGTCGGGCGACCGCGCCACGGAGTCGCTGAAAGACGACTTCTTCGCGGGCGACGGGAAGGTCCTCGTGACGAGCCTCCGCGGCACGCTCACGGAAGGCGTCGACTACCGCGGCGACCGTCTGTCGGCCGCCGTGGTCTGTGGCGTCCCGATCATCAACACGGCGCGGCCGCGGACGCGGGCGGTGATCACCGCTTACGACAGGCGGTTCGAGTCGGGATTCGAAACCGCCCTCACTGTTCCGGCGGTCCGGAAGGCCCGGCAGGCCGTCGGCCGGGTCATTCGTGGGACGGACGAACACGGAGTTCGCGTCCTGCTCGACGCCCGGTACGCGCGTGAGTCGTGGAACAGCGTCCGGGAGTACCTCCCGGACCACGAGCGCGAGGAGTACCAGCCGGTAAGCCCGGACATGCTCGGACTCGCGCTTGACCGGTTTGAGCGGCAGGTCGGCAACGAGTGA
- a CDS encoding translation initiation factor IF-2 subunit beta, whose translation MDYESSLDRAMEDVPDLGGSDERLSVPDPETQKDGAFTRLTNLSAIADALSRDPEHVHSKIQQELGTAGQYEDGRARYNGNFRERDFQTAIDSYIESFVTCSECGLPDTRLETENRTPMLRCEACGAFRPVAKQNTSNTQRQEEAIESGKTYELEIVGTGRKGDGVAERGEYTVFVPGAQEGETVTAYIKNVSGNLAFARREN comes from the coding sequence GCGCGATGGAGGACGTTCCGGACCTCGGCGGCTCCGACGAACGGCTGTCAGTTCCGGACCCGGAGACACAGAAGGACGGTGCGTTCACCCGGCTGACGAACCTCTCCGCGATCGCCGACGCGTTGAGCCGCGACCCCGAACACGTTCACTCGAAGATCCAGCAGGAGCTCGGTACCGCTGGCCAGTACGAGGACGGGCGAGCCCGCTACAACGGGAACTTCCGCGAGCGCGACTTCCAGACTGCGATCGACTCGTACATCGAGTCGTTCGTCACCTGTTCTGAGTGCGGCCTGCCGGACACCCGGCTTGAGACCGAGAACCGCACGCCCATGCTTCGCTGTGAGGCCTGTGGTGCGTTCCGGCCCGTCGCCAAGCAAAACACCTCGAACACCCAACGGCAGGAGGAGGCGATCGAGTCGGGCAAGACGTACGAACTCGAGATCGTCGGCACCGGCCGCAAGGGCGACGGTGTCGCCGAACGCGGCGAGTACACGGTGTTCGTCCCCGGTGCACAGGAAGGCGAGACGGTCACGGCCTACATCAAGAATGTCTCCGGTAACCTCGCGTTCGCCCGTCGCGAGAACTAG